The window acatgatcagAGGCAAcacatgatcagagacatgatcagagacatcacatgataagagacatcacatgataagagacatcacatgatcagagacatcacatgatcagagacatcacatgataagagacatcacatgataagagacatcacatgatcagagacatcacatgatcagagacatcacatgatcagagacatgatcagagacatcacatgataagagacatgatcagagacatcacatgataagagacaacacatgatcagagacatgatcagagacatcacatgataagagacatcacatgatcagagacatgatcagagacatcacatgatcagagacatcacatgataagagacatgatcagagacatcacatgataagagacaacacatgatcagagacatcacatgataagAGACATGATCAAAGACAtcacatgatcagagacatcacatgatcagagacatgatcagagacatcacatgatcagagacatcacatgataagagacatgatcagagacatcacatgataagagacaacacatgatcagagacatgatcagagacatcacatgataagagacaacacatgatcagagacatgatcagagacatcacatgataagagacatcacatgataagagacatgatcagagacatcacatgatcacagacatgatcagagacatgatcagagacatgaTAAGACACATCACATAGATCAGAGACatcgcagctgatgaagaccctggagaggctggtccgTAGACACTTTTGGCCCCTTTGGCGACCATCGATGGACCCGCTAGAGTTTTCTTACCAGCCTGACATCGGGGTGGATGACGCCGTCATCTACCTGTTGCAGGggtccctctcccacctggagaagACTGGGGGCCCTGTGAGGACCAtgttcttctctttctgcagaGCCTTCAGCACCATCCAGACCCTGCTCCTTggagacaagctgcagctctcgGGGGTGGATCACCACCTCATCTCCTGGATCCTTGACTACGGTCTACAGTACGTGAGGACCAGGGACTGCCACTCAGACACCTTCATCTGCAGTACGGGGGCCCCCAGGGGCGATTCTGTTCAGCTCAATGCCGGGAAGACCATGGTGCTGATAGTGGACTTCCGATGGCGCCAACTAACTCCCCTCAAACCAGTGAACATCCGGGGAGCGGACATTGATATTGGAAAATCTTACGTGTTCTcgtgttcatctgaacaatgAACTGGACTGGACTGATCAACGTGCTGATCTGTAGCTGAAGCGACAGAGAAAGACTGTACCTGCTGAGcagactgaggtcttttggggtgcaggggcACTCCTGCAGACCTTCTATGgctctgtggtggcatcagcccTCTTCTCTGATGTGGTCTAATGGGGCAGCAGTATCTCGACTGCTGACAGGAAGGCTGAACAGATTGGTTAAGAAGGCCAGCTCTGacctggggagtcctctggacactgtggaggtggaggtggtgggagacaggagaattGCAGCCAAGCTATCCTCCaactggacaatgtgtcccctCTGCAGGAaaccctgtccgcactgtgcaggtccttcagtgacaggctgctgcaccctcGGTGTCTCatggagagataccgcaggtccttccttcctgcagcggtcagattGTACAACCAGCAGGGCCCCTGGTAGACACCACATAATACGGACTGTACAACCAGCAgggcccctggtagacccccgCACAATACGGACTGTACAACCAGCAgggcccctggtagaccccacACAAATGGCAACATGCAATAAGGACCCTTCACGTTTGTTGAAACACTGCAATAATCACCATCATCAATCATAATGTCTCCACACCTTACATCTTATGAAGGTGCTGCTCATCCTtttttagccatggatgtgtacttacttactttattcTAGTATTACTAAtctgtgcttttcttctatatATTAAGATGTTTCCTATTCtgtgttattatatcttttttatcCGCTTTGCCACTTTTGCAGTAACAAATGTAagtttccccgctgtgggactaatacaGGACTCCTTATTCTGATTCTAACCAGTTAGCTGATACCAGTTATCTGTGTCCTGGTACAGAGACCGTGAGACAGAGAACAGACCGCAGGTCGCGGcagtgagacagacagtgagacagGCAGTGAGACAGGCAGTGAGACAGGTACCTGTCTGCAGGTAGAGGTCTCCGTTGGTCCTGATGATCCAGGCCGAGTCGTCGCTCAGAGCCACAAAGGCCGTCTGCTCCGAGGCTTTGTACCAGTGCCGTTTCCCTTTAGCGGACACTTTAGCACAGGCGTATGCCGTCAGGGTCTTTTGCTCCACCTTCCACAGCAGGTTACCTGGGGAGGGACCGTTAGCATCAGGGTAATACTACAGACACAAGCAGCATGAGGCACTAACaggtgaataataataataagtaataattTATCCTACTTAGAGGCACCTTTCAAagcacccaaggacaccttaTAACTCATAAAATATTCTAAGGAAAGGCATAAAAAAGTACGAAAGGACAGTAGCAGGAACATGTAGGGAAACGGGACATGTAGCACTACAGTGAGTAGGCTGATCTGAACAGGGGGGTTTTGAGGAGGGTCTTTAATGTGGTAATTGTGTCAAACTGTTGGATGTGTGGGGAAGAGAGTTCCATAGTTTGGGAGCAGTGCAGCTAAAAGCCGGAGCCCCCATGGGCACTAGGCGTTGGGTGGGGACGGTTAGCAGGCCAGCAAAGAAAGAGCGGAGGGAGCGAGAGGCGGTGTACTCCTCAAGGAGGACAACCAGATAGGTGGGAGCCAGGTCGTTGAGGgctttgtaggtgagcaggaggtTTGATGACAGCAGCTCACCTGAGGGGGACACCGCCACCTGGTGGATGTTGTCTTCACAGCGCTGCCAGTTCAGCCCAGTTTCAGGCAGACTGCTGCAGAAAAGACCTCCTTTGAAATCCAGACACCAAACAtacctgaaagaaaaaaaacccacctaGAACTTAGATAACCGAGACCACCAACCGGTGAGTCCCCTGAGACACCTGTCAGTCACCTGAGAACACCCACCTGTCAGTCACCTGAGAACACCAACATTTCAGTCCCCTGAGACCACCCACCTGTCTGTCCCTTGAGACCCACCTGTCAGTCACCTGCAGGCTCAGTATTCCACATCCTGGACCCGAGTACCCCATCCAGCTCTCTGCCAACTGCAAACACCAAAAACAAACCAGAATCACTGCAGTGTCTCACTCGGTTAGATTTGTGTCTCACATGGTTAGGTTTGTCTCACCTGGTCAGGTTTCTATGTCTCACCTGGTTAGGTTTGTGTTAccaggggcctcatttataaagctttgcgTAGGATTCACGTGGGAAGGTGGAGTATGTAGGACAAAGCAAGTAAATACGCACAAAATCATTCTGATTTATAAAACCCTGCGCACGCACGTCCTACGCCGGTTTCctttataaatcacaatcaaCTCCAAACGCGGCGCAGCTTTTGCGGACTTCACGTAACGCCCAGATTTgcctataaatagtcaaagaaACGCCCCATATGACTATTCATTTAGACTGACTACCTGATGACGATCGCAGGAAATGCCGACAGAAAAAGCTAAAAAACCCATTTCACTCCGAGTCAGGTTCTCGTTCTTGTTGGGGGGGTGCAGTGAATCATATTGTTCAGTGGACGCAGTTTGAAGagaacagagagctgcagcacgTGGAGCTCTCTGTGAACGCTGCGGCCTCAGAAAGTCGGATCatcaccaaaataaataaatatgcagtcCCTAAAAGTTAGaatacacacagcctcacacaggcagagtgtgtgtgccatgGGCCGGGGACAGGGACAGGGACGCCCCCCTGGATAAGAAGCTGTCAGAAATGATCTGGGAATCCGTACGGAGTCATGAGTGGGTGGGGTTACACCTGTGCGTCTGGCTCTCAGATGTGACgtactcttctttcctttttagaaatgatattaCACCAACAACAGTCCAGCTGTGTGCACATGTTCAAACAGCTGGACTTTACAAAAGAGGTTTCTGTTTATCTGGTGGTTTGTGTTCCGGCTGTCCATCAGCTGTGCAGTGCCTCCAAAAAgccaaaatcccaaagttcaggccagagggagattctctcccatatccctccccgCTGCCTGAAACGCATCAattggattcctttctttattttctggttcacttccgtatcacactgacctcaccgtTATACGGCACTGAattctagccaatagcagcgGGAGCCGCTCCGTAAAGCCGACCCGAGCGGAGGAGCCATGGAGAGGAGACGCTGGCACTTTCGCTGCGAACCAAACCTTTCTTTGTTTCCATACCtcaggaagaagatgtgaagaacaagtggcttttatttttaccactattcCCCCGGAGCGGGTTGTGGgagctttcaggctgtatgcacactacctttacctgaactgtgcagaaatacggagatggtttttcatcacacggtaacctcttaagcccagacaCAGCAACCTGTAGGAAACATGTTAAcaaacatgttaacatttaacaacctattaatgtggcatacccactgaACGGGaggaaactcagctaccagaccatagTAACCATTTGTATCAAAccgaaacataattccaacaccaagcgtctaaatcagcactgaacgaaaacgagctaacgctacacAGCACCGAGTGAGCTACAGCGATTTTAACTTCATGCtctctgcacaaaccacatatcatatgaaacccGAGATTCCACAGACTCCATTGGTATACGTCTCATCCCTGTACAACCAGAACTCACTGAAccagcagccaagaaagagcaagaaaccCGCTTCCCTtcacagagccatagctataagcagtgtttctgtttgagatctaaaagttgtgttcaaggtcacaAAAACGctctgaaggtcaacgtctctgtgtcactgtgagatgattactgataatccatcagtACTTATTTCTAATAAACTGGTACTGcacaacaagcgatgccatgttttcagttttattcaggGGCTcgacatttgacaaatctctaagcagttgaccaatcacagcagagtcaccAGCTAACCCATCACAGCAGAgtcaccagctaaccaatcacagcagagtcaccagctaaccaatcacagcagagtcaccagctaaccaatcacaccAGCTAACCAAACacaccagctaaccaatcacagcagagtcaccAGCTAACCCATCACAGCAGAgtcaccagctaaccaatcacagcagagtcaccagctaaccaatcacaccAGAgtcaccagctaaccaatcacaccAGCTAACCAAACacaccagctaaccaatcacagcagagtcaccAGCTAACCCATCACAGCAGAgtcaccagctaaccaatcacagcagagtcaccAGCTAACCCATCAcagcagagtgcgcttttgcaaaggtgggggcataGGCTCTTCAGGCTTCTGTGTGCACTGCGGAGTctcattttgtttgttcattttgcaGATGAATTCTTCATATCTGAAACATGAGAGGTAATATTTAGATGGTGTTATTTCACGTTCCCTCCATTCTTCCTTCTGCCAACGCTGTCACAGTTTCTCACCTCTCCCGGTTTTGTGAGTACGCATGGGTCAGTGTGCGTGGAGGACCGCACATCTCCCGCAAAGTTTGGTTTTTATAAATCGCAAAGATTGCTTAGAAATTGGTGTACGCCATCTTTTGGGCGTACGCCacgtttataaatgaggccctTGGCCAGGTTTCTATGTCTCACCTGGCCAGGTGTGTGTCACCGGGTCAGGTTTGTGTCTCACCAGGTCAGGTTGATGCACAATCACCGCTGGTGATGCACAATCATTTCTACAATGAAATTCCTCATAATGTCCAAAAGCAGTTTTTGGATTTATGACAGTGATGATGATAGTAATGAAATAATAGCatacataaatgtttaattatgaTGGCTATTATAGTAATTatcacattttatataaaaataggaTGACAGTTTAAACTGTGTTGTTacttgaatttattttttacgtTATTATTTTCTCTCCACCCTGGAAACTgggtgtatgtatatgtgtgcatgtgcatgtgcatgtgaattttgtttatttgtgagcatatttaattattgatttatctttaATTTTTTCCTTTGTTGCTGCAACTGGATGACTAACGGGTGGGATACTTTCTGCATGAGCTATGCTTTGTGCCCTCTCGCTTCtactcattttgtttgtctgtcgGATTCATAAATGACCTGTATAAATACTGTAATAGtagaattaattaaaaaaattaaaggtTGTGTGTCTCACCTGGTTAGGTTTGTCTCACCTTGTCAGGCGTGTCTCACCTGGtcaggtctgtgtgtctctctgtcctgaTGGTCCTggtccacctgtctgtctgtggtcTCACTAGAAGGACCATTGAGGACGTCCCCCCGGCTGCCAGTAGTTTGACAGTAGATGTCTCCGTCCTCATCACTGGACAGACTGGGTTTCCGGTCCAGACTGCACACCGGGGAGTAAAACATCTGCTCAGCCAGACCAGGGGGGGGCGCCAGTTCCTCATCCTGGACCACAGAGAAAACTGGATTTAATGGGATTTGTTTAGCAGTCATGTCCAAAACAAGACGGGTCCAAGGATTAACTGCAGAGGTTTTTGGATTAcacacataaaaatacaaacccTAACCCCACAAAGACACTAGCAGGGGTGTGGGGGCAGACTCTGGGTCCAGGTCTGTTATTCTTTTATTATTCACATTCTTTGTTAACACCACACACATTATTAATTGATGGTTTCAGATCATATGGTGTGTTAGGGGTATAAAAGGTACTTGGTGTATGTGGGGGTTTGTGGTATGACATGAGGGTGAGGTCCATACGGTTCTGCTTGGTTAGGGTTTGTGTATTTGCTGTATTAAAAACTCTGTAGTGCTAACTTCATTATTGATGCGTGTCAAAGTGATGATTGAAGTTTAGGATTCATTCAATAAGAATAAAGCAGCCACACaggtgcagcagaaacaccttCTCTTCCTCGTCCTCTCGTCCAATCAGAGGACTCAGAAAGTGGTCCTGGTCCTCCATTGGCTGCGGCTCCTGGCCCTCCCCCTCAGTGTTGTGCATGTAAGAGAAGGTACACTCCAGGAGCAGGTCCATGtccggggtggggggggcggtctctgctgctgcaggagcagGGGTCTCTGCCGGTTTCTGCTGGTTCCGCAGACCCTGGATTATCATGGAGTCTGGGGGGGTGAGGGAGCTGGTACAAGAAGACAGAGGTGAGACACCTGAGCAGGAACACCTTCACCAGGTACTGGTCTTGACTTACCCAGACGTCACTGCACCCTGTACTCCAGCATCTGGTAGGTTCTGGTTCTGTTCCGGAGACTCCTGGTTCTGCAGGTCCAGACTGATAAGGGAGGTTCTATCACTCAGAGGGGTTCCACTTCCTCCCTCACTGCAGCTGCCATCCTGGACTACAAACATGGAGTCTGAGCAGCAGCTCTCCGAGAGCTggctcccactgctgctgtctgaggggggagacaaaaagagacacaagagACACTCAGGGACATTCAACAACATCTGAGACATTCAAAGTACTGTCTGTGTCTaagtcagtctgtctgtctgtctgtcggtctatcggtctgtcggtctgtctgtctgtctgtctgtgtctcagtctgtctgtcccctgtctgtctgtctgtctgtctgtctgtgggtctgtcacctgtctgtctcctcctcctcttcttcactctgACAGCCTTCACCACCAGCTTAAGGTCTTCCTGTCCCAACGAGGCGCTGAAACGTTTCACATCAGCTGTCATCACATGGTTTCCATGGAGACAGTCACAGGACGAGACCGAGCTGCTGCGGGAGGCGgacacctgagagagagagacaggtaagACAGAAACAGGTGAGACatagacaggtgagagagacacAGTTGAcacatgtgagagagagacaggtgagacataGACAGGTGAGACATAGGCAGGTAAGACAGAGAtaggtgagaaagagacaagtGAGACACAAGACTGTTGAAATAGACAGAGACAGGTGAGTGTGTCTCCCCCCAACAGGAAGCTGTCCCTCAGCCTCTCACCTGCTCCAGCTGTTCCAtggcctcctccacctcctcttcctcctctacctctctctctccctcttcactcagcctctcccttcctcccccctcctctttcccccctccctcaaTTATGATAGCCAtggttctgattggctgagctgTTTCCACTGAGCCGATCGTTGGGAGGATGGCGGGCGTGGCAAGAGGGGAGGACAGATGGACGTCCACCACTGAAGAAGAGAGGCAGGTACATAAAACAGAACCCATATGTCAGCAGAGGGAGTTTAACAAGTAGTACCAATAAGTACTAACAGTAGTACTGTGTAGTACTGGTACTCACAGCTGGAGGCCTGTCCCTCAGGGCTGCTGGACAGACGGATGAtgtctctgtctcctttcaAGATGAAGATCTCGTTGTCACAACACGACACCGACACGATGTCTCCGCTGCTCTCCAACGCTCCTACAATCACctgcacacaccacacacctTGACTTAGACCTAACCATCACGTGAGCACAGCACACACCTGGACTCCGACCTAACTAGGGCTGCCCCCCATAAGTCGACTAATCGTTATTCGGGAAGAATAGAGCTCCATCTGCTCGCTGCATATCCTATGACGCATCAGCCGGAAACCCcctcagacttcattcagagcAGTGCCttgtcatttaattaattttgtcAGACAGGAAATCCAAAGTGTGGGATCCTTCTGAGCAAGTAAAGGGTGAGCCCCACAAGGTGACACGCAAACTCCGCTGAAAAAAAGTTGCCTCCGTATCCATGCAATCGGAGTCTAGCTTCCTTTCTCAGACTCTGAGGAAAACAGCAGTTAGGATTTTTTTAGGATGTAGTACCGCATTAAGAGTCCAGGACGTAGACTCTGAACTCGCTAACACAGTACTATAAGGACCTAGTACCTCATTAACAGTCAAGGACGTAGACGCTAAACTTACTAACACGGCATTACAAGGAGAAGTACCTAGTTAAGACAGTCCAGGACGTAGATCCTGAACTCGTTAACACAGCACTATAAGGATGTAGTACCTCATTAAGACCACCACCCTCCTCAACAGGCTTTCTTCCATTGGCTTCACCCACACTCGGTTAGATTGATTCACATCGTACCACTATGGCCGCACTCAGTTCATTCAACTCGAGTCCTTTAAACCCATCCCCTCCGCCGTCACTTCAGGTGTGCCCCAGggcccctcctcttcatcatctacctCCTTCCCCTGGGCAAAATCCTCCGCAAATTTAAAATTCACTTTCAGTGTTATGCTGATGACACCCAGCTCTACCTCACCACTAAACCCTCGTCCACTCTCCCTCCCACCTCGCTCAGTGATTGCATCTCTGAAATATGAACCTGGTTCACCCTAACCCCTCCTTAAATTAAACAGTAACAAACCCGAGGTTCTTCTCATTGGCACCAAATCCACTTTATCCAAATCCGACAGCTTTTCTCTCACTATTGATAACTCCTCCGTCTCACCCTCCTCCAAGGTTAAGAGTCTGGGTGTCATCATTGACAGCACACTATCTTATCAatcccacatcaataacatcacccGGTCTGCCTACTTCCACCTACGAAACATCCATCTCCCGCCCCTCCCTTACCCCCCACACTGCCGCCATCTTTGTCCACAGCCTcgtcacctcccgtctggattactgcaactctCTCCTCTTTGGCCTCCCTCACCAAACCCTCCGTAAACTTCAACTGGTCCAGAATTCAGCGGCCCGCATCTTAAGTCGGAACCCTTCCATCCACTACATCATtcctgtcctccaacagctccactggctcccggtTCAGTTcagtattcaattcaaagtcctcctgttaactttcaaagccatccacaacctcgCCCCCCCAAATCTGTCcgaaaacacatctgtttaaaaCTGGCTATTCCATTTGATGCCAAttgctctgtctctttccattgttttgatttattctatattttcattgttgtttccttttaatgtcttttttttgtacgGTGTACGGAGTGCCGAGAAAAGgcaccttcaaataaaatgtattattattattaagacaGTCCAGGACGTAGATGCTAAACTCCTTAACACAGCACAATAGGGACCTAGTACGTTGTTAGGAAAGTCCAAGACGTAGACCCTGAACTCGTTAACACAGCACTATAAGGACAGAGTACCTCTTTAAGAGTCAAGGACGTAGACCCTGAACTTCTTAACACGGCATTACAAGGAGAAATACCTCGTTGGACAGTCCAGGACCTAGACGCTGAACTCGTTAACACAGTATTTTAGGGACATAGTACCTCGTTAAGACAGTCCAGGACATAGACGCTGTACTCATTCCAGCTGAGGATCCAGCCCTCTCTCAGGAAACAGCTGAGCAGGCCGAGCTGTCTCTCTGCTGGACGGTAAGCTCCGATTGGAACGGGACGAGGAAACAGCTCGAACTGGGGAATCTgagtcaaacaggaagtgatgtttAAGAGGCCATCAGATCAAAAGCAGTATCATTAGCATTTTCAGTATCTGTAGCAGTAACATTACAAGTAACAGCAGCATTATAAGCAGCATTACCATTATCAGCAGCATTATCAGCAGCATTCTCAGCAGCATTCTCAGCAGTATTATCAACAGCAGCATTATCAACAGCATTATCAGAAGCAGCATTATCAACAGCAGCATTATCAACAGCATTATCAGAAGCAGCATTATCAACAGCAGCATTATCAACAGCATTATCAGAAGCAGCATTATCAACAGCAGCATTATCAACAGCAGCATTATCAACAGCATTATCAGAAGCAGCATtatcagcagcagcattatcagCAGCATGATCAGCAGCATTATCAGCATTATCAGCAGCATGATCAGCAGCATTATCAGCAGCATTATCAGCAGCATTATCAGCAGCATTATCAGCAGCATTATCAGCAGCATTATCAGCATTATCAGCAGCATTATCAGCAGCATTATCAGCAGCATTATCAGCAGCATGATCAGCAGCATTATCAGCAGCATTATCAGCAGCATGATCAGCAGCATTATCAGCAGCATTATCAGCAGCATTATCAGCAGCATTATCAGCAGCATTATCAGCAGCATTATCAGCAGCATTATCAGCAGCATTATCAGCAGCATGATCAGCAGCATTAGCAGTAGGATTAGCAGTAGCATTATCAGCAGCATTCTCAGCAGTATTAGCAGTAGCATTAGCATTATCCGCAGCATTATCAGCAGCATTATCAGCAGCATTATCAGCAGCATTATCAGCAGCATTATCAGCAGCATGATCAGCAGCATTATCAGCAGCATTATCAGCAGCATTATCAGCAGCATTAGCAGTAGCATTATCAGTAGGATTAGCAGTAGcattagcagtagcagtagcagtatcACAGTAGGGTTCCCAGTGTACCTGTGTGTTAAAGAGGGCTTTGAGCAGCCGGGTGTCCTCCACCTGTCCCCTGACGTCTGACCTCCACAGCCTGAGTCCAGGTCGAGCAGCGAATACCTGAAGGTCACTCTGTTTACAGAGAGCCGGCAGGAAGCAGGCGCCGAACCTGCCACTGCTGACAATCACACAGGAAGTAGCGTCAGACCAGCATAACACAACTAGCATCAGTGTTAttggctgcagtgtgtgttaggagctgcagtgtgtgttagGAACTAAAGTGTGTGTTATGCAGcgtgtgtgttatgtgttacCTCTTTCGGGGCTTGCTGCCCAGCTGCTGTACTTCCTGTTGCTGCGTGCAGTACAGCAGAGATCTGTGCTGAGTAGAGATCAGCAGCACCTGGTGACTGTACTCCACCTGAACCACACCTGAggactcctccagcagcaaCACAGGGTTACACACACcctgtgcaaacacacatacacacatgcaaactaTGTAAAACTGAACGGTCCCTCTTGTGTTTTCCCTAATAAAACGATTTGATGTGTTCGTTAGAGGACTAACCTGGTCCAGGTCCAGAGAGGAGAACACCACCCGCCCTTTATCGTCTCCGGAGAACAGCTTCATCCCATTGGTGCTCCAGGCCAGCGCCGTCACCGAGCCTTTGTGCAGCCCGACCACATCGAACCGCCTCAGCTGCACACAGAAAGGTTTTATCTCCCTGTGAGGACCTTCAGCTGCACACAGAAAGGTTTTATCTCCCTGTGAGGACCTTCAGCTGCACACAGAAAGGTTTTATCTCCCTGTGAGGACCTTCAGCTGCACACAGAAAGGTTTTATCTCCCTGTGAGGACCTTcagctacacacacagaggttaaATCTCCCTGTGAGGACCTTcagctacacacacagaggttaaATCTCCCTGTGAGGACCTTCAGCTACACACTCAGAGGTTAAATCTCCCTGTGAGGACCTTCAGCTACACACTCAGAGGTTAAATCTCCCTGTGAGGACCTTCAGCTACACACTCAGAGGTTAAATCTCCCTGTGAGGACCTTCAGCTACACACTCAGAGGTTAAATCTCCCTGTGAGGACCTTCAGGTGCACACACAGAGGTTAAATCTCCCTGTGAGGACCTTCAGGTGCACACACAGAGGTTAAATCTCCCTGTGAGGACCTGTCTGATTCAAAAACATGTCTgtctttcctgtctgtctctaatGAATGCCTCATCTGTCTACATCACCTGTCTGTTTGAATCACCTGTTTGTTGCGACCAGGAAGTGGAGACACCAGCTGGAAGACAGCGACTCGGCCGGATGCTGTTCCCACCGCAACCAGATCATCAAAACAGCTGAGCAGCTTCACCGCCGTGATCGCATCACTCTTCccctacacacagacacacacacacacacacacacacacacacacacacacacacacacacacacacacacacacacacacacacacacacacacacacacacacacacacacagaagaagagtCTGACAgagcaccacagaagaagagagcaccacagaagaagagtctGACCTCCAGGCTgtatttgtgcatgttgttGCGGCGGCGGCAGAACAGGTAGATCATCCCGATGCTGCTGCCAACTGCCAGGAAGTCCCTGCTGCTGTCCACCGCCGTCAGGTAAACCAGGACCGAGCGGAAGCC of the Eleginops maclovinus isolate JMC-PN-2008 ecotype Puerto Natales chromosome 4, JC_Emac_rtc_rv5, whole genome shotgun sequence genome contains:
- the tecpr2 gene encoding tectonin beta-propeller repeat-containing protein 2 isoform X2, which produces MAAPPPSVLREFCPLYYLLNAIPAKVQRGFRSVLVYLTAVDSSRDFLAVGSSIGMIYLFCRRRNNMHKYSLEGKSDAITAVKLLSCFDDLVAVGTASGRVAVFQLVSPLPGRNKQLRRFDVVGLHKGSVTALAWSTNGMKLFSGDDKGRVVFSSLDLDQGVCNPVLLLEESSGVVQVEYSHQVLLISTQHRSLLYCTQQQEVQQLGSKPRKSSGRFGACFLPALCKQSDLQVFAARPGLRLWRSDVRGQVEDTRLLKALFNTQIPQFELFPRPVPIGAYRPAERQLGLLSCFLREGWILSWNEYSVYVLDCLNEVIVGALESSGDIVSVSCCDNEIFILKGDRDIIRLSSSPEGQASSLVDVHLSSPLATPAILPTIGSVETAQPIRTMAIIIEGGGKEEGGGRERLSEEGEREVEEEEEVEEAMEQLEQVSASRSSSVSSCDCLHGNHVMTADVKRFSASLGQEDLKLVVKAVRVKKRRRRQTDSSSGSQLSESCCSDSMFVVQDGSCSEGGSGTPLSDRTSLISLDLQNQESPEQNQNLPDAGVQGAVTSGSLTPPDSMIIQGLRNQQKPAETPAPAAAETAPPTPDMDLLLECTFSYMHNTEGEGQEPQPMEDQDHFLSPLIGREDEEEKDEELAPPPGLAEQMFYSPVCSLDRKPSLSSDEDGDIYCQTTGSRGDVLNGPSSETTDRQVDQDHQDRETHRPDQLAESWMGYSGPGCGILSLQVTDRYVWCLDFKGGLFCSSLPETGLNWQRCEDNIHQVAVSPSGNLLWKVEQKTLTAYACAKVSAKGKRHWYKASEQTAFVALSDDSAWIIRTNGDLYLQTGLSVERPCARSVQVDVPCVFSQVCVSGGAVWALSEHKALFYREGVTSYCSEGGGWKYDTVSEAQGLDLMCVCLAEGGTAWALDASGSLWFRTGICPSRPQGEDDHWWQISISDYVVFDQGSLIQTLLAATHSVATVTRAPVERVVAFLSQHSQCQPSLVSANRRGVWVASGKNQLHLARGSLVGTFWQNVVPRGTVSSTRWTFITSSAVPHREGSLLWLAQSRKDLFCVWDQDGELRPSSVPLPAVGRVSIRTLSPSCPSGLSWTLLDLSQLGSVRLVSVSCGSQNVWAVDGRGVVYFRVGTQPMNPSMMLPAWIQIEPPVQPIGVQLVSVQTSPNDRLLWALDNRGSVLVRTGLSEEMPVGTDWEPVPGLAVSQLVLSCRTVWVRCLNGDVARRYGVSERNPAGDYWKKIPGNTNWLTVTQDDELWAITLIGGLSRRLTKLLPQTLGRPAPLGNSLSGDDDEWELI